A stretch of Aerococcus urinaehominis DNA encodes these proteins:
- a CDS encoding shikimate dehydrogenase family protein: MTSSEPSLNINGETRIAGIVGSPIKHSKSLAIYNQAFARQAVDAVYLAFETCEAETIGRIEALKNLDALLINVTMPGKHQALACVDHVDQAAAYVQAVNTIVKQDDGWWGYNTDGLGFWQSACRHCGHLPGQKITIFGTGSTSRVILAQAVLMGARQIKLVGRQWQRPLAIKTVIEKLRADFPDLAITCLDLAEDDQVKSALNQADIVVQTTSVGMVGQVNQSVVKEADWFSPHNYVFDIIYEPDQTVFLGQAKGRGCQAFNGLLMLWGQAEINYQLATGKNLLA, encoded by the coding sequence ATGACATCCAGTGAGCCTAGTTTAAATATCAATGGTGAGACGCGGATAGCCGGTATTGTCGGAAGTCCTATCAAACATTCTAAATCACTGGCTATCTATAACCAGGCCTTTGCTCGTCAAGCTGTCGACGCGGTTTACTTGGCATTTGAAACCTGCGAGGCAGAGACAATTGGCCGCATTGAAGCCTTAAAAAACCTGGATGCTCTCCTGATTAATGTTACCATGCCGGGTAAGCACCAGGCTCTGGCTTGCGTAGACCATGTTGACCAAGCAGCCGCCTATGTACAGGCGGTCAATACCATAGTTAAACAGGATGATGGTTGGTGGGGTTACAACACTGATGGGCTAGGTTTTTGGCAGTCAGCCTGCCGACATTGTGGCCATTTGCCAGGTCAGAAAATTACTATATTCGGCACTGGTAGCACCAGTCGTGTAATTTTGGCCCAAGCCGTTTTGATGGGGGCTAGACAAATCAAGTTAGTCGGCCGTCAGTGGCAGCGGCCATTGGCTATTAAAACTGTCATTGAAAAACTTAGGGCTGATTTTCCAGATTTAGCGATTACTTGTCTTGATTTAGCCGAGGATGACCAAGTAAAGTCGGCCCTCAATCAGGCAGACATTGTGGTTCAAACCACCTCAGTAGGTATGGTTGGCCAGGTTAACCAGTCGGTGGTTAAAGAAGCAGATTGGTTTTCCCCACATAACTATGTTTTCGATATTATTTATGAACCTGACCAGACGGTTTTTCTTGGCCAAGCTAAGGGTCGGGGCTGTCAAGCCTTTAATGGCCTGCTGATGTTATGGGGCCAAGCAGAGATTAATTATCAATTAGCAACAGGAAAAAATTTACTAGCATAA
- a CDS encoding ABC transporter ATP-binding protein, whose protein sequence is MNHKLNDEKLSLGQTCLRLFHYFGSYKLALVAVIIATSLATIMTTLAPAILGQATTVIVDGVNQGQQIVNGQAQYVIDFNRIGQIVSRVLMLYLLAGAARFVQNALLAFSVQGMLASLRQDMRNKLNTLPVATVDAIPNGEILSRAINDVENMGRTLPQMVSQTVMSVLQFFGVLVMIFLISWKISLVVLFLVGLVLFFISKVAPYSQKLFSQQQKSEGELNAILEEDYNGQLEIKAFNQQEKRADYFQTKTDDFFASASKAQFISGIMMPLSNSVRNLSYVTVALLGGIAVINGQLTVGQVQALIQYNPQLFQPLSQMANIVNLVQDTLASARRVFTFLDLDDMTDEPSGYPAIETDKTMIFDQVDFGYQADKMIIKDFNLQVNPGETIAIVGPTGAGKTTLINLIERFYDVSAGSIKFKGKDIRDIDRADLRDHISMVLQDTWLFTGSLYDNIAYGGDESTTKADVMAAAKTAHVDDFARKLPDGYDTIINEDASNLSQGQRQLVTIARSLVNEPEILILDEATSSIDTRTEKLIQTATEKLLAGRTSFVIAHRLSTIRDADKILVMDQGQIIEMGNHDQLMEKRGFYYNLYQAQFEEAFGDD, encoded by the coding sequence ATGAATCATAAATTAAACGATGAAAAATTAAGCCTTGGCCAAACATGCCTACGCCTCTTTCACTATTTTGGCTCCTATAAGTTAGCCCTAGTAGCAGTTATTATTGCCACTAGCTTGGCTACAATTATGACCACTCTGGCCCCAGCTATCCTTGGTCAGGCAACAACCGTGATTGTAGATGGCGTAAATCAGGGTCAACAAATAGTTAATGGTCAAGCCCAGTACGTTATTGACTTTAATCGAATTGGACAAATTGTTAGTCGTGTCCTAATGCTCTATTTACTTGCGGGAGCCGCGCGTTTTGTCCAAAATGCGCTATTGGCCTTCTCAGTTCAAGGCATGCTGGCAAGTTTACGCCAAGATATGCGCAATAAACTCAATACCCTACCGGTAGCCACAGTAGACGCAATCCCTAACGGAGAAATTCTTAGCCGAGCGATTAATGATGTGGAAAATATGGGGCGTACCCTACCCCAAATGGTCTCTCAGACTGTTATGTCAGTGCTACAATTCTTTGGCGTTTTGGTGATGATTTTCCTAATTTCTTGGAAAATTAGCCTGGTTGTCCTATTTCTTGTTGGCTTAGTCCTGTTTTTTATCTCTAAGGTTGCGCCTTATTCACAAAAGCTCTTTAGCCAACAACAAAAATCAGAAGGTGAACTTAATGCCATTCTTGAAGAAGACTACAATGGACAATTAGAGATCAAGGCTTTTAACCAACAAGAAAAAAGAGCTGATTATTTCCAGACTAAAACGGATGATTTCTTTGCTTCGGCATCAAAGGCTCAATTTATTTCGGGGATTATGATGCCCCTGTCAAATTCTGTCAGAAATTTGTCCTACGTGACTGTCGCCCTACTAGGCGGTATCGCAGTCATCAATGGCCAACTAACCGTTGGTCAAGTCCAAGCCTTGATCCAATATAACCCACAGTTATTCCAACCCTTGAGTCAAATGGCTAATATAGTCAACCTGGTCCAAGACACCCTAGCTTCGGCACGTCGGGTCTTTACCTTCTTAGACCTGGATGATATGACTGATGAGCCATCCGGCTATCCTGCTATTGAAACTGATAAGACTATGATTTTTGACCAGGTTGATTTCGGTTACCAAGCAGATAAGATGATTATCAAAGATTTTAACTTGCAAGTTAACCCGGGAGAGACCATCGCTATTGTTGGCCCGACTGGGGCTGGTAAGACCACCTTGATTAACCTCATTGAACGTTTCTATGATGTATCTGCCGGCTCTATTAAATTTAAGGGCAAAGATATTCGCGACATCGACCGGGCCGATTTACGTGACCATATTTCCATGGTGCTCCAAGATACCTGGCTCTTTACTGGTAGCCTCTATGATAATATCGCCTATGGTGGCGATGAATCAACCACTAAAGCAGATGTAATGGCAGCAGCCAAGACCGCCCATGTTGATGATTTTGCCCGTAAACTACCAGATGGTTATGACACCATTATCAACGAAGATGCTTCTAACCTCTCTCAAGGCCAGCGTCAATTAGTGACTATTGCACGCTCCTTGGTTAATGAACCAGAAATATTAATATTAGATGAAGCCACTTCATCTATTGATACTAGAACTGAAAAATTAATCCAAACTGCGACAGAAAAACTATTAGCGGGCAGAACGTCCTTTGTGATTGCCCATCGCCTATCCACTATCCGCGATGCAGACAAAATTCTGGTTATGGACCAGGGCCAAATTATTGAAATGGGTAACCACGACCAACTTATGGAAAAACGCGGTTTCTACTATAATCTCTACCAAGCTCAATTTGAAGAAGCCTTTGGTGATGACTAA
- a CDS encoding DUF4767 domain-containing protein — MIVAVSLLSLAGCQNHNNSLAQNSQVESMPAEYLEILEEYQTLLPDIKNNNQKALEQARYVEALDINNTDTKAGIQYAQHDLDGNGIGELFLASRGDQARVFHIYTLNTGQLTDLAGYNVEGAHIGNRGGLDFYEDGRIVASLSGGATTSNYSDLELPAGAGNFEVIRSYHRSAMPDALTIRDQLTGQEITDEEFNQYYSSESLGEPMDIFSQWEWQGIEENQAIAPKPDHDRGADEASSNSDQIDKQAYLNLLRNRWQVWANKVQPLIDQDAFTADQIGIRPLPSGDLHPIVPALHQAASQSLAEDDQSEIPRHLMVILSHSFVLEKMLLPELDKNSQDSLDNLRYDIVQSRQAVLGQLLAETPIVSFEWEAKWLAGYDQQLAQLLARSDREFDDLNLISIHSGVAVEAFPMLSSDVGSQFGFTYDPSRQRFYTINDRIGAQDVSGTKVYFYDFVDGGITRFTPGSGNRTGESIDQVDLSQLYGVKLDNHYPQRAMAGQAKNQASSNDQDALANFMTHWGQEMGQTYKAYQLDQPVDFYGTRFPEKEFQVVLDGQNIQFKDGQSTDANYKIDAIYSDIADQDNPSQERHLYLFTQGVNGPQVWVTMQGADDQGRLHFKQTANQALKAGYLKHASN; from the coding sequence ATGATAGTGGCGGTTAGTTTGTTAAGCTTGGCTGGCTGCCAAAATCATAACAACAGCTTAGCCCAAAACAGTCAAGTTGAGTCGATGCCAGCCGAGTATCTAGAAATATTGGAAGAATATCAGACATTACTGCCTGATATTAAAAATAATAACCAGAAGGCCTTAGAGCAGGCACGCTATGTCGAGGCATTGGATATTAATAATACGGATACCAAGGCAGGCATCCAATATGCCCAGCATGATCTTGATGGTAATGGGATTGGTGAACTATTCCTGGCTAGCCGTGGTGACCAAGCCCGTGTCTTTCATATCTATACCCTGAATACTGGACAGCTAACAGATTTAGCTGGTTATAACGTGGAAGGGGCTCATATCGGTAATCGTGGTGGTTTAGATTTTTATGAAGATGGTAGAATTGTCGCTTCTCTTTCGGGGGGCGCGACAACTAGTAATTACAGTGATTTAGAATTACCGGCAGGGGCTGGTAATTTTGAAGTCATACGTTCTTACCATCGGTCTGCTATGCCAGACGCTCTAACTATAAGGGATCAATTGACTGGCCAAGAAATTACAGATGAAGAATTTAACCAGTATTACAGTAGCGAGTCCTTGGGAGAACCTATGGATATCTTTAGCCAGTGGGAATGGCAAGGTATAGAAGAAAATCAGGCGATTGCCCCTAAACCAGATCATGACCGAGGAGCAGACGAAGCTTCATCTAATTCTGATCAAATAGATAAGCAGGCCTATTTAAATCTTTTACGGAATCGCTGGCAAGTTTGGGCTAACAAAGTTCAGCCCTTGATAGACCAAGATGCATTTACTGCTGACCAAATAGGCATTCGTCCCTTACCAAGTGGGGACCTCCATCCAATTGTACCGGCTTTGCATCAAGCTGCAAGTCAAAGCCTAGCTGAGGATGATCAGTCAGAAATCCCCCGTCATTTAATGGTTATCTTGAGTCATAGCTTTGTTTTGGAAAAAATGCTTTTACCAGAACTGGATAAAAATTCCCAAGATAGTTTGGATAATTTACGTTATGATATTGTTCAATCCAGACAAGCCGTACTAGGCCAGCTACTAGCTGAAACTCCTATAGTAAGTTTTGAGTGGGAAGCAAAATGGCTAGCAGGTTACGATCAGCAACTGGCACAATTACTGGCACGGTCTGACCGAGAATTTGATGACCTTAACCTAATTAGTATTCACAGCGGGGTAGCTGTGGAGGCATTTCCAATGTTATCATCAGATGTTGGCAGTCAATTTGGCTTTACTTATGATCCTAGTCGCCAAAGGTTTTATACCATTAACGACCGCATTGGTGCCCAGGATGTTTCTGGTACTAAGGTTTATTTTTATGACTTCGTCGATGGTGGTATAACTAGATTTACACCGGGTAGTGGGAACAGAACGGGTGAATCTATTGATCAAGTAGACTTGTCCCAACTTTACGGGGTGAAATTAGACAACCACTACCCACAAAGGGCTATGGCGGGTCAAGCAAAAAATCAAGCTTCATCAAATGATCAAGACGCGCTAGCCAATTTTATGACGCACTGGGGACAAGAGATGGGACAGACTTACAAAGCTTACCAGCTTGATCAACCAGTGGACTTTTATGGGACTAGATTCCCTGAAAAAGAATTTCAAGTAGTCCTCGATGGTCAAAATATTCAATTTAAGGATGGCCAGTCCACAGATGCTAATTATAAAATCGATGCCATCTATTCGGATATTGCTGACCAGGATAATCCTAGCCAGGAACGCCACTTATATCTTTTTACCCAGGGGGTAAATGGGCCACAGGTTTGGGTAACCATGCAAGGTGCTGATGACCAAGGTCGCCTCCACTTTAAGCAAACGGCTAACCAAGCACTCAAAGCAGGTTATTTAAAGCATGCTAGTAATTAA
- a CDS encoding MFS transporter: MKQSFKHLSTKYAGLMGSYNLGYAGFTGFGTVYLLSKGLNESQIGLAVALANLLAVFVQPVLAERIDRSRRWTLLEYKLALLIPLFFTMLAMLIANQLMWLIAVLFVLAMTLMMILMPLLNSVAMYFINHGYQLDYGVPRAIGSAFYAVGALIIGRLTVAYGTDAMVAFAIASFVIYSLVLFFFPFHQARDRAADQAPDHQDHIATPADVTDLPDAEPFFKKYRQYGYFLAGVLCFITFHNLVNNYMFQILVNVGGGQEHMGTAFALAAFIEVPVMVSYAWLSRRFSLRQLLMTSAIFFLVKAIITAFATGVPGIMLAQATQMLAFGIYTTVSVYYTNTVMAKQDMVKGQAMLATAQTIGNVLGSLVGGMIINHFSTQMALYFCIICCIFGLFGFYKGVKRPSLQVAE, encoded by the coding sequence ATGAAGCAATCTTTTAAACACCTGTCGACCAAGTATGCTGGTCTGATGGGATCTTATAATCTAGGATATGCGGGCTTTACTGGTTTTGGGACTGTTTATTTACTAAGCAAGGGGCTGAATGAATCACAAATTGGTTTGGCGGTAGCCTTAGCCAACTTACTCGCTGTATTCGTTCAACCAGTCCTGGCTGAACGGATTGACCGCAGCCGGCGCTGGACCCTTTTAGAATATAAGCTCGCTTTATTAATACCGTTATTTTTCACCATGCTTGCTATGCTGATTGCCAATCAATTAATGTGGCTAATTGCTGTATTATTTGTTTTAGCCATGACCTTGATGATGATTTTGATGCCCCTGTTAAATTCCGTGGCCATGTACTTTATTAACCATGGTTACCAATTAGATTATGGGGTACCACGGGCAATTGGTTCAGCTTTCTATGCAGTAGGCGCTCTAATCATTGGCCGATTGACAGTGGCCTATGGCACTGACGCCATGGTGGCTTTTGCAATTGCTAGTTTTGTTATCTATAGCTTAGTCCTCTTCTTCTTTCCCTTCCACCAGGCTAGGGACCGGGCGGCAGACCAAGCGCCTGACCATCAAGACCATATCGCAACGCCAGCTGATGTCACTGACTTGCCTGATGCCGAACCTTTTTTCAAAAAATACCGTCAGTATGGTTATTTCTTAGCAGGCGTGCTTTGTTTTATTACCTTTCACAACCTAGTCAATAACTATATGTTCCAGATTTTAGTCAATGTTGGTGGCGGCCAGGAACATATGGGGACAGCCTTCGCCTTAGCTGCCTTTATTGAGGTACCTGTTATGGTGTCCTATGCATGGCTAAGCCGGCGCTTTAGTCTCCGCCAGTTACTGATGACTTCAGCTATCTTTTTCCTCGTAAAAGCAATTATTACTGCTTTCGCAACTGGGGTACCTGGTATTATGTTAGCCCAAGCTACCCAAATGTTAGCATTTGGTATTTATACCACGGTTTCGGTTTATTATACCAATACGGTTATGGCTAAGCAGGATATGGTGAAGGGGCAGGCCATGTTGGCAACGGCACAAACAATTGGTAATGTGCTTGGGTCTTTAGTGGGCGGTATGATTATTAACCATTTTTCTACCCAAATGGCCTTGTATTTCTGTATTATTTGCTGTATTTTTGGCTTATTTGGCTTTTACAAGGGCGTCAAGCGGCCCAGTCTTCAGGTGGCTGAATAA
- a CDS encoding ABC transporter ATP-binding protein has product MTSLLELIKKVPRSLIIWCVIFAFLQGGSELILPSLTAQLFDQGVALGDSRAIMTTALKMLGMTILIVSFAVLNVYFASKASLGLGRYLRNSLYQKVVGLPKDQYEEFGAASLITRSSSDVVQIEQTVMMTLRMFLLAPAMFIAGVAMAIYTSPQLSQVYIFSIPMLALVMGIVIYFAGPLFFSMQEKVDNMNRIFREGLTGIRVIRAFNRNQYESDRFAGANQDYQTTAIKANVRMGFLMPAITLVLSLTNIGIIWLGGNLVSDLQLQVGQIISFISYTGIIVFSFTMLGMLFVMIPRAQVAAKRINQVLNTVNDIQNPDQAMLIDKQRPGQVDFNQVSFKFGDAQTNTLTDIDFHLQAGQTLGIIGGTGSGKSTILNLILRFFDVNEGSVQVNGTDVREIDLNSLRDAIGYVPQKANLFSGTIRSNLQFGNENASDEALWRALDIAQAKYFVEALTHGLDSKVNQGGSNFSGGQKQRLCIARALVKQANINIFDDSFSALDAQTDAKLRQALNREVQDSANIIVSQRVSTIMDADQILVLDDAGNMCGLGHHDDLLANNNIYQSIVNSQLGEVVD; this is encoded by the coding sequence GTGACAAGTTTGCTTGAATTAATCAAAAAAGTTCCCAGGTCTTTAATTATCTGGTGCGTCATTTTCGCCTTTCTTCAAGGTGGATCAGAACTCATCCTCCCCTCTTTAACCGCGCAGCTCTTTGACCAGGGGGTTGCCTTAGGAGATAGCCGTGCTATTATGACCACCGCTTTAAAGATGCTAGGGATGACCATATTAATCGTTTCTTTCGCTGTTTTAAATGTTTATTTCGCTTCCAAAGCTTCTTTAGGCCTAGGCCGTTACCTACGCAATAGCCTCTATCAAAAAGTGGTTGGCCTCCCCAAAGATCAGTATGAAGAATTTGGAGCCGCTTCGCTCATTACCCGGTCTTCCAGTGATGTTGTACAAATTGAACAAACAGTGATGATGACCCTCCGAATGTTCTTACTGGCTCCAGCTATGTTTATTGCCGGGGTGGCAATGGCTATTTATACTAGCCCTCAACTGAGCCAAGTTTACATTTTTTCTATACCTATGCTGGCACTTGTGATGGGAATTGTCATTTACTTTGCCGGCCCCCTCTTCTTCTCTATGCAAGAAAAAGTTGATAATATGAACCGTATCTTCAGGGAAGGTTTGACTGGTATTCGGGTCATTAGGGCCTTTAACCGCAACCAATATGAGAGTGACCGTTTTGCTGGTGCCAATCAGGACTATCAAACCACAGCGATTAAGGCGAATGTCCGGATGGGCTTTTTAATGCCTGCCATTACACTAGTCTTATCCCTTACCAATATCGGTATTATCTGGTTAGGTGGCAACCTGGTAAGTGACCTACAACTCCAAGTTGGACAAATTATCTCCTTTATTTCCTATACAGGTATTATTGTCTTTTCTTTCACCATGCTGGGGATGCTTTTCGTCATGATCCCTCGCGCCCAAGTAGCCGCAAAACGAATTAACCAAGTGCTAAATACGGTGAATGATATTCAGAACCCTGACCAAGCCATGCTGATTGATAAACAAAGGCCTGGACAGGTGGACTTTAACCAGGTTTCCTTTAAATTTGGTGATGCACAAACTAACACTTTAACTGATATTGATTTCCATTTGCAAGCTGGACAAACCCTAGGCATTATCGGTGGTACTGGATCTGGGAAATCTACTATCCTAAACTTGATATTACGATTCTTTGATGTCAATGAAGGATCTGTACAGGTCAACGGCACTGACGTCCGTGAGATTGATTTAAATAGTTTACGCGATGCCATTGGTTATGTGCCGCAGAAGGCCAACCTCTTTTCCGGAACCATTCGGTCAAATTTACAATTCGGTAATGAAAACGCCAGTGATGAAGCCTTATGGCGGGCATTAGATATTGCCCAAGCCAAATATTTTGTTGAAGCCCTTACTCACGGCTTAGATTCTAAGGTAAACCAGGGCGGATCAAACTTTTCCGGTGGCCAAAAACAAAGACTTTGTATTGCCCGGGCCCTGGTTAAACAGGCTAATATCAATATCTTTGATGACTCCTTCTCAGCCCTCGATGCGCAAACGGATGCTAAATTGCGTCAAGCCCTTAACCGCGAGGTGCAAGATTCTGCCAATATTATTGTCTCCCAACGCGTCTCTACTATTATGGATGCTGACCAAATTTTGGTCCTGGATGACGCTGGCAATATGTGTGGTCTAGGCCACCATGATGACTTATTGGCTAATAACAATATCTACCAGTCAATTGTAAACTCACAGTTAGGAGAGGTGGTTGACTAA
- a CDS encoding MarR family winged helix-turn-helix transcriptional regulator, with translation MKAFSNQPLGKLLALRHLNIEFIQHQLKNHDINPMQAHAIYFIKEHPYCQQKTLAGFLGKPNSTTANLISALEKKGYLSRQTASDNDRSKELFLTDSGQAMATQLSQTFDALNQRLIANLTDQDISLFSRLVDQMINNQIEKE, from the coding sequence ATGAAAGCTTTCAGCAATCAGCCCCTGGGCAAATTACTAGCATTACGCCATCTGAATATTGAATTTATTCAGCATCAATTAAAAAACCATGATATAAATCCCATGCAAGCCCATGCTATTTATTTTATTAAGGAACATCCCTACTGCCAGCAGAAAACTTTAGCTGGATTTTTAGGTAAGCCAAATTCCACCACTGCTAATTTAATTTCCGCCTTAGAAAAAAAAGGCTATCTCAGCCGTCAAACTGCTAGTGATAATGATCGCAGTAAGGAACTCTTCCTCACTGATTCTGGACAAGCCATGGCTACACAGCTTAGCCAGACCTTCGACGCGCTAAACCAGCGTCTAATTGCAAATTTGACTGACCAAGATATCTCCCTTTTTAGTCGGTTAGTCGATCAAATGATAAATAATCAAATAGAAAAGGAGTGA
- a CDS encoding uracil-DNA glycosylase family protein, giving the protein MAAPHAEKVAAIRQAIMADPANQSFTDRGIGPLFSAPAQARILVVGQAPGRLAEARGRFWDDPSGDRLRAWLGVSRDFFYQTDLIGHLPMDFYFPGKAKTGDQKPRSDFASKWHPALRALMPNLKLTILVGKHAQDFYLGDQAQANLTQTVAYYQDYLPDYFPLPHPSPLNNRWLKNNPWFLDQVQPDLAKYVAALIRDEQAE; this is encoded by the coding sequence ATGGCTGCTCCACATGCAGAAAAAGTAGCGGCCATTCGTCAAGCCATCATGGCTGATCCAGCTAATCAATCCTTTACTGATCGGGGAATAGGCCCCTTGTTTTCAGCACCAGCTCAAGCACGTATTTTAGTGGTGGGTCAAGCACCTGGACGTTTAGCCGAAGCACGGGGGCGGTTTTGGGACGATCCCTCAGGCGATCGGCTGCGAGCTTGGTTGGGTGTATCACGAGACTTCTTTTATCAGACCGATTTAATCGGCCACCTGCCCATGGATTTTTATTTTCCTGGCAAGGCCAAGACCGGGGACCAGAAGCCGCGCTCAGACTTTGCCAGCAAGTGGCATCCTGCATTGCGGGCCTTAATGCCAAATTTAAAGCTGACTATTTTAGTAGGCAAGCATGCCCAGGACTTTTATCTAGGTGACCAGGCCCAAGCTAATTTGACCCAAACGGTTGCCTATTACCAAGACTATTTGCCGGACTATTTTCCCCTGCCCCATCCCTCACCATTAAATAATCGCTGGCTAAAAAATAATCCCTGGTTTTTAGACCAGGTGCAGCCGGACCTAGCTAAATATGTGGCAGCACTAATTAGAGATGAACAAGCAGAATAA
- the tkt gene encoding transketolase, with product MGLNSTSEQLAVDTLRALALDMIDKAESGHQGLVLGAAPMLHVLWTRHMKQLPSQPDWPDRDRFVLSAGHGSALLYALLHVAGYDLSMQDLKGFRQANPKTPGHPEYGQTPGVEASTGPLGQGFANAVGMAMAEAHLAGQYNQKGQQVVNHHTYCLVSDGDLMEGISHEAASLAGHLKLGKLIVLYDSNDVSLDGQLDLSCSDHVASRFQAYNWQYIRVEDGEDLAEIDQAINEAKADTEHPSLIEVKTVIGAGSSLAGSHQVHGNPLKADDIVDYKLDKGLSSQTFYVDRQVYDLYRSSILTSQLASYEKWQADLVNYQASYPHQAQAYRQALGGWLPKNWTSQLTPYRVDETGLSGRDASGEVLTCLQDILPNLWGGSADLASSNKTTLTNKGDFAPDYYQGCNINYGIREHAMGAILNGICLHGGSKSYVATFLAFADYLRPAMRMAALSKLPAIYVFTHDSIQVGADGPTHQPIEQLASLRAIPNLNVFRPADANEVQAAWKIALMARDRPQVLALSRQKLAILAGTDRLADQGVARGAYVLSPAQGHRDGILIASGSEVDLTLQAQEQLRALGIELAVVSMPCQELFNEQDQAYQESVLPSCEKRRIAIELGASQSWYRYVGLEGVVLGLDAFGQSMAGDRLQASMGITVDAIVRAYYQHFYPSSQIALQADRYQAIASWAGPS from the coding sequence ATGGGATTAAATAGTACAAGTGAACAATTAGCAGTAGACACCTTAAGAGCCTTAGCCTTAGATATGATTGACAAGGCTGAGTCTGGCCACCAAGGCTTAGTTTTAGGAGCAGCTCCCATGCTGCATGTCTTATGGACGCGGCATATGAAGCAGCTACCAAGCCAACCGGACTGGCCAGATCGAGACCGCTTTGTCCTATCAGCAGGTCATGGTTCAGCGCTCCTTTATGCCTTATTGCATGTGGCAGGCTATGACTTGTCCATGCAGGATCTAAAGGGATTTCGCCAGGCTAATCCTAAGACACCAGGTCACCCTGAATACGGTCAGACGCCTGGAGTGGAAGCGTCAACTGGTCCTCTGGGGCAGGGTTTTGCAAATGCAGTGGGTATGGCCATGGCTGAAGCCCACCTAGCCGGCCAGTATAACCAAAAAGGTCAACAAGTTGTTAATCACCATACCTATTGTCTGGTCTCTGATGGCGACTTGATGGAGGGGATTTCCCACGAAGCCGCCTCATTAGCCGGTCACCTTAAGTTAGGCAAGCTGATTGTGCTCTATGATTCAAACGATGTTTCCTTAGATGGCCAGCTAGATTTATCGTGTTCAGATCATGTAGCTAGTCGCTTTCAAGCTTATAATTGGCAATATATTCGGGTTGAAGATGGTGAAGACCTTGCAGAGATTGACCAGGCCATCAATGAGGCTAAGGCAGATACAGAGCATCCTAGTTTAATTGAGGTCAAAACAGTTATCGGGGCTGGTTCTAGTTTGGCAGGTAGTCATCAGGTACATGGTAATCCACTTAAAGCTGATGATATAGTTGACTACAAGCTGGATAAGGGGCTCTCTAGCCAGACCTTTTATGTGGATCGCCAGGTTTATGATCTCTATCGGTCAAGTATTTTAACGAGCCAACTTGCTAGCTACGAGAAATGGCAGGCTGACTTGGTTAACTATCAGGCCTCCTATCCACATCAGGCCCAAGCCTATCGGCAGGCTCTGGGCGGGTGGTTACCAAAAAATTGGACGAGCCAGCTCACCCCTTACCGGGTGGATGAAACTGGCCTTTCAGGTCGTGATGCTTCTGGTGAAGTTTTGACCTGCTTGCAAGATATCTTACCTAATTTATGGGGCGGTTCTGCTGATTTAGCTTCATCAAATAAGACCACTTTGACGAATAAGGGAGATTTTGCTCCTGATTACTATCAAGGCTGTAATATTAACTATGGTATACGCGAGCATGCTATGGGAGCTATTTTGAACGGTATTTGCCTACATGGTGGCAGTAAGTCCTATGTGGCCACCTTCCTCGCTTTTGCTGACTACTTACGTCCAGCCATGCGCATGGCCGCCTTATCAAAATTACCAGCTATTTATGTGTTCACCCATGATTCAATCCAAGTCGGTGCAGACGGCCCGACTCACCAGCCCATTGAACAACTGGCTAGTCTAAGAGCCATACCTAACCTCAATGTTTTTCGGCCTGCAGATGCTAATGAAGTCCAAGCCGCTTGGAAGATTGCTTTAATGGCTCGAGACCGGCCGCAGGTACTGGCCTTATCACGGCAAAAGCTCGCGATCTTAGCTGGTACTGACCGGCTAGCTGACCAAGGAGTGGCGCGTGGTGCTTATGTCTTATCACCAGCCCAAGGTCACCGGGATGGTATTTTGATTGCTAGCGGGTCCGAAGTTGATTTAACCCTACAAGCGCAAGAGCAGTTGCGCGCTTTAGGTATTGAGCTAGCTGTGGTTTCCATGCCTTGTCAGGAGCTTTTTAATGAACAAGACCAGGCCTACCAAGAAAGTGTCCTGCCTTCTTGTGAAAAGCGGCGGATTGCCATTGAACTTGGAGCTAGCCAGTCCTGGTACCGGTATGTCGGCCTTGAGGGGGTAGTGCTGGGTCTTGATGCGTTTGGTCAGTCTATGGCCGGTGACCGCCTCCAAGCCAGCATGGGAATCACGGTCGATGCCATTGTTAGAGCTTATTACCAACATTTCTATCCTTCTAGCCAAATTGCACTTCAAGCTGACCGCTATCAAGCGATAGCCAGCTGGGCAGGACCTAGCTAA